AACTGAGGTCGCAAAAAACGAAGAACCTGGGATAGAGCCTGCAGTGATTACTGCAAACTTAACTCAGGGAGTTAGCATTGCTGACGTCATTGGCTACAACGCTGAGGGAACAAGTGTCGCAGCTACCTGCTTTGACGCGGCTTTCCAAATGAATTAATACTCATACCGGAGTTAACTATGAAACTTTCAAAAATATTCATGATAACCATATTCACAGGATTGGTTTATGGTTGTGGTGGGGGCGGCGGCAGCAGCGAAGAACCATCCCCTCCTCCTACACCGCCTCCTAGTGGCGAAGCAGCCACTATTTCAGGTACGCTAACATTTGATAAAGTACCGCACAACACTTCAACAAATGGCTTGAATTACAATGGTACTGTAGAAGCGCCAATCCGTGGTGTGACTGTTCAGCTGCTCGAAGGAACTACCGTCGTGGATAGCGATGTGAGTGATGCTACAGGTAACTATTCAGTCGATGGTGAAACTGGAGTGACTTACCGATTGCGAGTTCGCGCAGAGTTGAAGCAAACAGGTACTCAATCATGGGACATCGAGGTAGTCGATAACACCAGTAGTAACGCTCAGTATGTTTTAGACTCGGCACAATTTACGGTGTCTTCAACCAGTGAAACTCGAGATCTCAATGCTGACTCAGGATGGGGAGGCAGCTCTTACACCTCGACTCGCGCTGCAGCACCATTCAATATATTGGATCGCGTCTATGTCATTATTGATAAGCTACAGGATGTTGATGCCAACTTAACGTTAGACCCTCTTGTGATCAATTGGAGTCCAAATAATATTGCTGAAAGTGGTGATATAGCTAACGGTCGAATTGGCACTTCTTTTTATACGCAAGATCAAATCTACCTCCTTGGTGCTCAAGATAGCGATACTGATGAATACGATGGTCATGTGATTATCCACGAGTGGGGGCACTATTTTGAAGACAATAATGCTCGCTCAGACAGTATTGGTGGCCGTCATGGTGGTGGTGATCGTCTCGACATGCGTGTAGCCTTTGGCGAAGGGTTTGGTAACGCATGGTCAGGGATTATTACCGACGATCCTTTCTACCGCGACTCATTCGGTCCCGATCAGTCTCAAGGCTTCTTTATCAATGTGGAAAACAACAATGTTTCAAATCCAGGATGGTTTAGTGAGGGATCGGTTCAGTCGATTCTTTATGATATTTACGATGGAACCAGTGACGATTCCGCTAACCTAGGGTTACAACCGATCTACAATGTATTGACAGGCCAACAGAGAAACACTGAAGCCTTTACCAGTATCTTTAGCTTCATGACTTACATCAAAGATGAAAACCCTGGAGATGCCGTTGCACTCAACGCGTTATTAACTGCACAAAATATCAATCCGAACGTTGATATTTGGGGCTCAAACGAGACAGATAACGAAGGTCAACCAGACGTTATTCCTGTCTATAATGAGTTTAATCCTGGTGATACTCAAAACCTATGTACCATCAGCACCTTCGGTGGCTTTGCCTCTAACGACAACCGCAACAAGCTCGGTAATCGTAAGTTCTTACGCCTCAACATTCCTTCGGACGGCAGTTATACCTTACGTTTAACACCTCCAGGAAGCCAGGACTTAGACGGCTTCATCTTCCTTAGAGGAGAGTTCGTCAATGGTGATAATGCAGCATCTACATCAACCGTAAATATCACTGGCAATCTGGCGGCTGGAACTTATACCGCAGACGTTCAATCATTTGACGAAGCAGCCTGCTTCGACGTATCGCTAATACAGAACTAATTTAGAATTGAGGACAACGTAATGAAAAATCTATTATTACCTTTATTGATTGCGATACCACTCATCGCATGCAATAACCAAACCACTGCTCAAGAGAACAAGCATGAGCAAAGCTATAAAAGCCCAGGCAAACCGTCCATGAAAGTGGAAATGGACTACAGCGTTTCAAAAGAACGTGTTGCAGTGGGTGAAACGGTTGATATCAGCGTCAACTTTAGCGGTAAACAGAAGCCTTCATCTGCGATGCTTAAAACTAGCAAGCAGCTTGTGCTGCATGGTAACAGCCAACTGAACATGCAAAAATCTGGAAACCAAACAGAGCATAAGTTCAGCGTGACACCGATGACAGAAGGCATCCATTTAGTGACTGTCGTCGCAGAAGACGCTCAACAGTCCCATAAAAAGCCGTTTGCCATTCGTATCATTGCGGGCGATAAGCCGATCGAAGCCTATCTTGAAAAGAATGGCACCTTAACCACTGATGAAGATGGTGAGAAGATTATTTCGATGCCAGCTGAAGAGCGTTAAATAAGCATCATCTAGGTATCAAAAAGCCGCTTATTGAGCGGCTTTTTTTTGTTGTAAATATCGCTGCAATAAATAAACACCCGCGATACTTCGAGCCTCACTAAACTCTTCTACCTCCAGCAACCTGTCGATATCAGCTAGTGGCCATTTCACAATCTCGATAGGCTCTGGTTCGTCACCTTCCAGTTTGCTTGGGTATAAGTCTTCCGCTACCACTAAATTCATTTGATGACTCAAGTAACCAGGCGCTAGCGTAATTTTCTTGAGTTCAGTGAGTGACTTTGCAGCAAACCCTGCTTCTTCCTGAAGCTCTCGGTTGGCGGCATGGATTGCTGACTCTCCAGAGTCAATTAAACCTTTGGGGAATGCCAACTCATAACGCTCCATTCCTGCTGCGTACTCTTTAATTAACAACATAGTTTCGTCATTAATCAAAGGAATAATCATAACAGCGCCATGCTTACCAGCTTTTAACCGCTCATAGATTCGATACACACCATTGGAGAATTCAAGTTCAAGCTCCTCCACAGCAAATATTCGAGTTTGAGCAATAACTTTTTGTTTCTTAATTTTAGGGAGTTTTGATGACATAGACGTTATTTAATCGGTAGTAGTTCGGTTAATTGATTAACACTTAGCATGTGAGTCGCCTCTCGCTCCGGCAAACTTAAATCCGGTTGCTTAACCATAACAGAATATTTAACGCCTGACTGTTGCGCTTGTATTAAAATGCTTTCCGTATCATCAATAAAAAGACAACGTGACAGAGATGCTTCTAGCTCAGCCTCTAATTGTGACCAAAACAACGGCGACTCTTTCGGCTGATTAAACTGATGAGAAGTATAAAGTTGATCAAAGTACTGATCTATTGCTGTAGTCTCTAACTTAACCCGTAAAGTTTCAGGATGCGCATTTGTGACTAAGACAACTTTTTTGGCGCTAGCTTTGGCTTCTGTTAAAAACGCTTCTGTCCCTGGCCTCAAAGCAATTTTATGGGCCATGTCAGTTTTATGTTTAATAATATCAAGACCAAGTTTTTCTGACCAAAAATCCGTACAGTACCACTCTAATGTTCCACTGTAAGCTTCATAGTACTGACCTAAGTGTTGTTGAGACTGCTCAAGACTAATGCCTTTGTCTTCAGCATAAATGGTCGGAATGGCTTGTTTCCAAAAATGGTTATCAAAAGCAAGATCGAGCAGGGTTCCATCCATATCGAGAAGGATGGTATCAACCTCTGCCCAATCAATCAGTTTCAAGGTAATCGCCCCTGCCACTCAAGGTAAATTCTGTCGTCTTGTTGACGGCCCCAGCGCGTCAACCATTGCTTCAAGTTTTCAGGCAGCTCGTTAGTCGCATGTACCCGCATATTGAACTGCTTATCAAGCCCGACTTCGATAAAACCTTTAAGATCAAGTACACCGTCATTATCAATGATATCGACTCTAGCGCCGTTGCCTTGGTTGCTCATTTGACTCAACTTAAAGCGTAAGTCTCCTAACTCAAGATTATTGTTGGGGTATTGGATGACCGCGTTACTCCACGTGCCCTCCCCATTAAGCTGAGTAATCTTGTTATCATTAAACACCGCATTAGACACGATTCCTGTCACTTGACCAGACAGCCCCTCAAGGGGTGTTCTAATAAGCTCAATGACATAAGCCGTATCAATATCAATGTTGGCATCCGTCAGCTCGTAACGTCCTGACGACAGTGATGCTTGCGAGGTTAGCTTAACGTTTGGATCATTGATTGTAATACCTGTCGTTAAGTTTCCCCACATTAGTGGAGCTAAACTGGTTTCTAACTCAATGTTACGCAGTGTTAAGTTTCGATATTGCACCTGCTCAATGGCTGGATTCCAAATGGTGCCCGTCACTTGTCCCATCTGTACACCCGGGACTGCATCAGTGATCCAAGACGTCACAACACGAGCTGGTGTCATGACAACAAGCAAAATAACAAAGACAATAAGGGCCGCAACCGACCCTAGTATGATTTTTTTCATAGAAGGATAATAATTAACTTAAGATGGTTTTAAAAATTTAACGGAAGCATCCACCATCCCTGTAGTATCCGTATCCGATACCCTTAACGTATCCACGATCAAACCCTGTTGCTGCTCTAATTGACTCACCCAACGTAGCAATTGGTCGAACTCAACATCATCAAGACGCACTTGAATCTCTTCATCACGTTTACGCTCTTCAATCCGAGAAAACTTTAACCCATAACGTTTACTGCTGTTAGTGACTAACTGATTCAATGATTGTTGCGTTACTTGTTGAGCGCCACCAGAGCGTGCTTGTAAGGCTTGTACTTTAGAAGCAACACTAGGCAAATCATTTTCCATACGTTGAACACTGTCATCCAGACCCGCAACATATCGCTTGATAGGAAGTACTACAGCAATAAAGATAATTAACAAAATCATCAATACACTCAGCACAGAAACCATGCTTCGTTCACGTTGATTTAAACCTGAGTACCAATCTTTGATTACTTTCACTTGTTTAACCCCACAGTAATTCTTGCTGACCAAACACCACCATTTTCGGACGCGTTACGCATACTCGCTTTTAATCCTGAGCTTTCTAAACTACGCTGCGAGCGGGTTAAAATGTCATAACTTTCCGCACTCACGTCCATACTCAGCTCGCCACGACTAGCGATATACTCCATTTGGGTAAAATTAATGCTCCTTGCATCCATGGCTTTGATTGCTTTATCCATAAGTAAAGCAAAACTCGTCTCGCTGCCACTATCACCACCGATGCTTCGGTAACTGTTATTAATTTGAATTTTCGCAGTAGTCAAAGGCAGTGTTGGATATATTTTTTTGGTTTCCGCAAGCGTTCTTTCTTCTAGGTTAGAATACTGCTGGTTCAAATGAATAATGTGGCTCACCAAATAAACAATACCCAAAACACATACTACCGAAGCGGCAATAGCTGGAAGTTTCCAAACGCCGTAATTTCGTTGAACTTTCTTTTGCGAGGAAAACTCTTGTTGCAATAAGTTTAGTCCCGCTTCGTCAAAATTGTGCGCTAAGAACTGAAACGTATCTTCAATCACTTCATACTGAGTCGCCAGCCCCGGTACCGCATCTAAGTTTAACTCTTGCTTTTCGGTCGCATAAATTCGAATAGCTTGGCTAACACTAAGCTCATCTCGCTGCAATTCAAGCTTAAGAAGCTCTTCAACCAGCGACTTATCCGCTGACCAAAAAACATTGGGTTCTTGACGAACAAAAACCTGCTCCTCAATCAAGGTTGACCAGGCATCGTTAAAATACGGAAGGCATGCTGCTTCAGAAATGACAAAGTCAGGCTCTACACCAACCTCTTTAAATTGCTCTAGTGTTTCCGCTAAGTACTGTTTATCCACCACATTAATCGCTAGGCGATCTTGCGCATCAAACGATCCCAGTGCGAAGTGTTGATTATCAACATTATCAAGAATTTGCTCTTCCAGTTGATATGGAATTGCCTTTTCTAACTGCTTGCGATTTTTAGTCGGTGTTTTTTCATTGAAACACTTCACTCGATGCGCTGGCAGCATGAGCACAACTGTTTGCTCCGAAACTTGCTCCCCGAGCGTTTCAATATCTTCAATTAATAAACGACCCCTGTCGGTAAACGAGCTATGACCCTCCTCATCACCGGACAATATCCCCCACTGCAATGATCGCTCATCGCTATTAATCCTTATAAATAACTTTTCTTTCATTATTTATTCTCCGATATGGCGTGCGACCACATGAAACTCATTATCATTTTTTAACATTAAAGAATGTACAGTGGCACTGCCTGTATTAACTCTTGCCCTAGCCGTTAGAAGCATATACTTACTATCATAAACTAAACGTCCTTTACCTTGCTCTGAAACTTTTCCGCTTCCGAGAGCCTCAAAGAACCCAGCCTCATCATAACCATCTTCCGGCAACTCTTGTAACGCTTGTCGCACCTGAGAAAGATCGACATCTTCCAACATCATCCAAACTAACTCTGCATGCTCAGGTTTTACCGTGTTGACATTGATGGTGCCATCGGTGGTTGGTAACACGCATACATACTCTTTCACTGCATCGTATATTTCAGCATCAAAAC
The DNA window shown above is from Kangiella marina and carries:
- a CDS encoding carboxypeptidase-like regulatory domain-containing protein, with product MKLSKIFMITIFTGLVYGCGGGGGSSEEPSPPPTPPPSGEAATISGTLTFDKVPHNTSTNGLNYNGTVEAPIRGVTVQLLEGTTVVDSDVSDATGNYSVDGETGVTYRLRVRAELKQTGTQSWDIEVVDNTSSNAQYVLDSAQFTVSSTSETRDLNADSGWGGSSYTSTRAAAPFNILDRVYVIIDKLQDVDANLTLDPLVINWSPNNIAESGDIANGRIGTSFYTQDQIYLLGAQDSDTDEYDGHVIIHEWGHYFEDNNARSDSIGGRHGGGDRLDMRVAFGEGFGNAWSGIITDDPFYRDSFGPDQSQGFFINVENNNVSNPGWFSEGSVQSILYDIYDGTSDDSANLGLQPIYNVLTGQQRNTEAFTSIFSFMTYIKDENPGDAVALNALLTAQNINPNVDIWGSNETDNEGQPDVIPVYNEFNPGDTQNLCTISTFGGFASNDNRNKLGNRKFLRLNIPSDGSYTLRLTPPGSQDLDGFIFLRGEFVNGDNAASTSTVNITGNLAAGTYTADVQSFDEAACFDVSLIQN
- the nudE gene encoding ADP compounds hydrolase NudE, with the protein product MSSKLPKIKKQKVIAQTRIFAVEELELEFSNGVYRIYERLKAGKHGAVMIIPLINDETMLLIKEYAAGMERYELAFPKGLIDSGESAIHAANRELQEEAGFAAKSLTELKKITLAPGYLSHQMNLVVAEDLYPSKLEGDEPEPIEIVKWPLADIDRLLEVEEFSEARSIAGVYLLQRYLQQKKAAQ
- the yrfG gene encoding GMP/IMP nucleotidase codes for the protein MKLIDWAEVDTILLDMDGTLLDLAFDNHFWKQAIPTIYAEDKGISLEQSQQHLGQYYEAYSGTLEWYCTDFWSEKLGLDIIKHKTDMAHKIALRPGTEAFLTEAKASAKKVVLVTNAHPETLRVKLETTAIDQYFDQLYTSHQFNQPKESPLFWSQLEAELEASLSRCLFIDDTESILIQAQQSGVKYSVMVKQPDLSLPEREATHMLSVNQLTELLPIK
- the gspN gene encoding type II secretion system protein N, whose product is MKKIILGSVAALIVFVILLVVMTPARVVTSWITDAVPGVQMGQVTGTIWNPAIEQVQYRNLTLRNIELETSLAPLMWGNLTTGITINDPNVKLTSQASLSSGRYELTDANIDIDTAYVIELIRTPLEGLSGQVTGIVSNAVFNDNKITQLNGEGTWSNAVIQYPNNNLELGDLRFKLSQMSNQGNGARVDIIDNDGVLDLKGFIEVGLDKQFNMRVHATNELPENLKQWLTRWGRQQDDRIYLEWQGRLP
- a CDS encoding type II secretion system protein M; this encodes MKVIKDWYSGLNQRERSMVSVLSVLMILLIIFIAVVLPIKRYVAGLDDSVQRMENDLPSVASKVQALQARSGGAQQVTQQSLNQLVTNSSKRYGLKFSRIEERKRDEEIQVRLDDVEFDQLLRWVSQLEQQQGLIVDTLRVSDTDTTGMVDASVKFLKPS
- the gspL gene encoding type II secretion system protein GspL; amino-acid sequence: MKEKLFIRINSDERSLQWGILSGDEEGHSSFTDRGRLLIEDIETLGEQVSEQTVVLMLPAHRVKCFNEKTPTKNRKQLEKAIPYQLEEQILDNVDNQHFALGSFDAQDRLAINVVDKQYLAETLEQFKEVGVEPDFVISEAACLPYFNDAWSTLIEEQVFVRQEPNVFWSADKSLVEELLKLELQRDELSVSQAIRIYATEKQELNLDAVPGLATQYEVIEDTFQFLAHNFDEAGLNLLQQEFSSQKKVQRNYGVWKLPAIAASVVCVLGIVYLVSHIIHLNQQYSNLEERTLAETKKIYPTLPLTTAKIQINNSYRSIGGDSGSETSFALLMDKAIKAMDARSINFTQMEYIASRGELSMDVSAESYDILTRSQRSLESSGLKASMRNASENGGVWSARITVGLNK